From Camelina sativa cultivar DH55 chromosome 20, Cs, whole genome shotgun sequence, the proteins below share one genomic window:
- the LOC104769115 gene encoding phosphatidylinositol 4-kinase beta 2-like isoform X1, which yields MQMAQFLSLVRGVSAESPREISSPSNLFSGDSGSNGWLIRFFDSSFFCEWIAVSYLYKHQHSGVRDYLCNRMYTLPLSGIESYLFQICYLMVHKPSSSLDKFVIDICAKSLKIALKVHWFLLAELEDSDDNEGIGRIHEKCQTAATLMGEWSTLMRPQNEPFTPGSKNPVFNKFLSSKQKLFSLTLSPPTQKSLLFSPSSGSNLQDGGSQLSEDDNKIFKRLIPSPKVRDALLFRKSADKDDEESEKEGFFKRILRDSKGEDDGQVSNSEGFFKRLLKENRSEEEEIPNNSEGFFKRILSSKGDDEELRSSADGFFKRLLRDNKGDEDESGANSESFFKKVLRESKNEDEEPNANSEGFFKKLFRESKNEDDKVSHSVDGEGKDGFLKRLFKEKFDEKRIGNDRNESDNEIVHADEKSGEDNESEGFFKRFFKEKFEDKQDTGKADDANENEDDESSEFSLFKKLFHRHPEDTKTTSANENSSNVGIVESSPGTENFFRKLFRDRDRSVEDSELFGSKKYNEKCPDSPKQRNDTPSQKPPLPINTAAQFRKGAYHKSLEFVHALCETSYDLVDIFPTEDRKTALRESLAEINSHVAEAETTGGICFPMGRGVYRVINIPEDESVLLNSREKVPYMICVEVLKAETPSGAKDTSKSLKLSKGGIPVANGDAFLQKPPPWAYPLSTAQEVYRNSADRMSLSTVQAIDEAMTHKSEVKFVSASLSVEKHRTPFNKSVSSGVTGVLRTGLDSDLEWVRVVLTADPGLRMESIADPGAPRRRKEHRRVPSIVAYEEVRAAAAKGEAPPGLPLKGAGQDSSDARSMANGEMLKAGDALSGEFWEGKRLRIGKDSLFGNLPGWDLRSIIVKSGDDCRQEHLAVQLISHFFDIFQEAGLPLWLRPYEVLVTSSYTALIETIPDTASIHSIKSRYPNITSLRDFFDAKFKENSPSFKLAQRNFVESMAGYSLVCYLLQIKDRHNGNLLMDEEGHIIHIDFGFMLSNSPGGVNFESAPFKLTRELLEVMDSDAEGVPSEFFDYFKVLCIQGFLTCRKHAERIILLVEMLQDSGFPCFKGGPRTIQNLRKRFHLSLTEEQCVSLVLSLISSSLDAWRTRQYDYYQRVLNGIL from the exons atgcagatgGCGCAGTTTCTTTCACTGGTTCGAGGTGTATCAGCTGAGTCTCCCCGTGAGATTTCCTCCCCTAGTAACCTCTTTAGTGGTGACTCTGGTTCAAACGGGTGGCTTATCCGATTTTTTGACTCTTCCTTCTTTTGTGAGTGGATTGCTGTCAGTTATTTGTACAAGCACCAGCATTCTGGTGTCAGGGATTACTTATGCAATAGGATGTATACGCTTCCTTTATCTGGTATTGAGAGCTATCTCTTCCAGATTTGTTACCTAATGGTGCACAAACCAAGTTCTTCTCTTGATAAGTTTGTCATAGATATCTGTGCAAAGTCACTTAAAATAGCTCTGAAAGTGCATTGGTTTTTGTTGGCTGAGCTTGAGGATTCTGATGATAATGAAGGTATTGGTAGGATTCATGAGAAGTGCCAAACTGCTGCCACTCTGATGGGTGAGTGGTCAACTCTTATGCGGCCACAGAATGAGCCTTTTACTCCTGGGAGCAAGAATCCGgtctttaataaatttttgtcttCGAAACAGAAGCTCTTCTCATTGACTTTGTCTCCTCCCACACAGAAGTCTTTGTTATTCTCACCTTCCTCAGGGAGCAACTTGCAGGATGGTGGTAGTCAGTTGTCTGAGGATGACAATAAGATTTTTAAGAGACTGATCCCAAGTCCTAAAGTTAGAGATGCTTTGTTGTTTCGGAAGTCAGCTGACAAAGATGACGAGGAAAGTGAAAAGGAAGGATTTTTCAAGAGAATCTTGAGGGACAGCAAAGGTGAGGACGATGGACAAGTGTCAAACTCAGAAGGGTTCTTTAAGCGACTTTTAAAGGAAAATAGATCAGAAGAGGAGGAGATACCAAACAACTCCGAGGGGTTCTTCAAGAGGATTTTGAGTAGTAAAGGTGATGATGAGGAATTGAGATCGAGTGCGGATGGATTCTTTAAGAGATTGTTACGGGATAATaaaggagatgaagatgaatCGGGTGCAAACTCGGAAAGTTTCTTCAAGAAGGTATTGAGGGAGAGTAAAAATGAAGACGAGGAGCCAAATGCAAACTCAGAAGGGTTCTTCAAGAAACTATTCCGTGAGAGCAAGAATGAGGATGATAAAGTTTCTCACTCAGTGGATGGTGAGGGAAAAGATGGGTTTCTTAAAAGACTTTTCAAAGAAAAGTTTGATGAGAAAAGAATTGGCAATGACAGGAATGAGTCAGATAATGAAATTGTGCATGCTGACGAAAAATCTGGTGAAGATAATGAAAGCGAGGGATTTTTCAAAAGATTCTTTAAGGAGAAGTTTGAAGACAAGCAAGACACTGGCAAAGCCGATGATGCGAATGAAAACGAGGATGATGAATCTTCAGAATTCTCATTGTTCAAAAAATTGTTCCATAGACATCCAGAAGACACAAAAACTACTTCAGCAAATGAAAATAGCAGCAATGTCGGTATTGTTGAAAGCAGTCCTGGGACAGAAAACTTTTTCCGCAAACTGTTCAGAGATCGTGACCGGTCTGTTGAAGATTCTGAACTTTTCGGTTCAAAGAAATATAACGAG AAGTGTCCAGATTCACCTAAACAGCGGAATGATACTCCATCTCAAAAGCCCCCACTGCCAATTAATACCGCAGCACAGTTCAGGAAAGGGGCTTACCACAAGTCTTTGGAGTTTGTACATGCATTATGTGAAACGTCGTATGATTTAGTAGATATCTTTCCCACTGAAGATCGGAAGACTGCTCTTCGTGAG tccCTTGCAGAGATCAATTCCCATGTAGCCGAGGCTGAAACTACTGGAG GAATTTGTTTTCCAATGGGGAGAGGAGTTTATCGTGTCATTAATATTCCTGAAGACGAGTCTGTTCTTTTGAATTCTAGGGAAAAGGTGCCTTATATGATATGCGTGGAAGTTTTGAAAGCGGAAACACCCAG TGGTGCTAAAGATACATCTAAGTCCCTTAAGCTTTCTAAAGGAGGCATTCCAGTGGCAAATGGGGATGCATTCTTGCAAAAGCCACCTCCATGGGCTTATCCACTATCGACTGCTCAGGAGGTTTACCGTAACAGTGCAGACCGAATGTCACTATCAACTGTTCAAGCAATTGACGAAGCAATGACTCATAAGTCTGAGGTAAAATTTGTGAGTGCAAGTCTCTCGGTGGAGAAGCATAGAACTCCATTTAACAAATCAGTAAGTAGTGGTGTGACTGGTGTCCTGAGGACTGGTCTGGACAGTGATCTTGAGTGGGTTAGGGTGGTGCTGACGGCTGATCCAGGTCTTAGAATGGAAAGCATTGCTGATCCAGGAGCCCCACGTCGTCGAAAGGAACATCGTCGTGTTCCAAGTATTGTTGCCTACGAGGAAGTAAGG GCTGCTGCAGCGAAGGGGGAGGCACCTCCTGGTCTTCCTCTCAAAGGGGCTGGTCAGGATTCATCAGATGCACGGTCTATG GCCAATGGTGAAATGCTGAAAGCAGGTGATGCCTTATCTGGTGAATTTTGGGAAGGGAAGCGACTAAGAATTGGTAAAGATTCATTATTTGGAAACCTACCGGGTTGGGACTTGCGTTCT ATCATTGTGAAGAGTGGTGATGACTGTCGGCAGGAACATCTTGCGGTGCAACTCATATCTCATTTTTTTG ATATATTCCAGGAAGCAGGTCTTCCCCTCTGGTTACGTCCTTATGAAGTCTTGGTTACATCTTCATACACTGCCCTTATAGAAACAATTCCAGATACG GCTTCTATTCATTCTATTAAAAGTAGATACCCTAACATCACAAGCCTGCGTGATTTTTTTGATGCCAAGTTTAAAGAGAATTCTCCAAGTTTTAAGCTTGCTCAG AGGAATTTTGTTGAGAGCATGGCTGGATATTCGTTAGTCTGTTACCTTCTGCAG ATAAAAGACCGCCATAATGGAAACCTTCTGATGGATGAAGAAGGTCACATTATACACATTGATTTCGGTTTTATGCTTTCAAATTCTCCTGGTGGCGTTAACTTCGAGAGTGCCCCATTTAAGCTCACCAGGGAACTTCTTGAG GTCATGGATTCTGATGCGGAGGGAGTTCCGAGCGAGTTCTTTGACTATTTCAAG GTGCTATGCATCCAAGGATTCCTGACATGTAGAAAGCATGCAGAACGGATTATTCTTCTCGTCGAAATGTTACAG GATTCGGGTTTTCCTTGCTTCAAAGGTGGTCCACGCACCATTCAGAATCTAAGAAAAAGGTTCCATCTAAGTTTAACCGAAGAG CAATGCGTCTCTCTGGTGCTCTCTCTAATCAGCAGCAGCTTAGATGCTTGGCGAACACGACAATACGATTACTACCAAAGGGTGTTGAACGGAATATTGTga
- the LOC104769115 gene encoding phosphatidylinositol 4-kinase beta 2-like isoform X2, with protein sequence MAQFLSLVRGVSAESPREISSPSNLFSGDSGSNGWLIRFFDSSFFCEWIAVSYLYKHQHSGVRDYLCNRMYTLPLSGIESYLFQICYLMVHKPSSSLDKFVIDICAKSLKIALKVHWFLLAELEDSDDNEGIGRIHEKCQTAATLMGEWSTLMRPQNEPFTPGSKNPVFNKFLSSKQKLFSLTLSPPTQKSLLFSPSSGSNLQDGGSQLSEDDNKIFKRLIPSPKVRDALLFRKSADKDDEESEKEGFFKRILRDSKGEDDGQVSNSEGFFKRLLKENRSEEEEIPNNSEGFFKRILSSKGDDEELRSSADGFFKRLLRDNKGDEDESGANSESFFKKVLRESKNEDEEPNANSEGFFKKLFRESKNEDDKVSHSVDGEGKDGFLKRLFKEKFDEKRIGNDRNESDNEIVHADEKSGEDNESEGFFKRFFKEKFEDKQDTGKADDANENEDDESSEFSLFKKLFHRHPEDTKTTSANENSSNVGIVESSPGTENFFRKLFRDRDRSVEDSELFGSKKYNEKCPDSPKQRNDTPSQKPPLPINTAAQFRKGAYHKSLEFVHALCETSYDLVDIFPTEDRKTALRESLAEINSHVAEAETTGGICFPMGRGVYRVINIPEDESVLLNSREKVPYMICVEVLKAETPSGAKDTSKSLKLSKGGIPVANGDAFLQKPPPWAYPLSTAQEVYRNSADRMSLSTVQAIDEAMTHKSEVKFVSASLSVEKHRTPFNKSVSSGVTGVLRTGLDSDLEWVRVVLTADPGLRMESIADPGAPRRRKEHRRVPSIVAYEEVRAAAAKGEAPPGLPLKGAGQDSSDARSMANGEMLKAGDALSGEFWEGKRLRIGKDSLFGNLPGWDLRSIIVKSGDDCRQEHLAVQLISHFFDIFQEAGLPLWLRPYEVLVTSSYTALIETIPDTASIHSIKSRYPNITSLRDFFDAKFKENSPSFKLAQRNFVESMAGYSLVCYLLQIKDRHNGNLLMDEEGHIIHIDFGFMLSNSPGGVNFESAPFKLTRELLEVMDSDAEGVPSEFFDYFKVLCIQGFLTCRKHAERIILLVEMLQDSGFPCFKGGPRTIQNLRKRFHLSLTEEQCVSLVLSLISSSLDAWRTRQYDYYQRVLNGIL encoded by the exons atgGCGCAGTTTCTTTCACTGGTTCGAGGTGTATCAGCTGAGTCTCCCCGTGAGATTTCCTCCCCTAGTAACCTCTTTAGTGGTGACTCTGGTTCAAACGGGTGGCTTATCCGATTTTTTGACTCTTCCTTCTTTTGTGAGTGGATTGCTGTCAGTTATTTGTACAAGCACCAGCATTCTGGTGTCAGGGATTACTTATGCAATAGGATGTATACGCTTCCTTTATCTGGTATTGAGAGCTATCTCTTCCAGATTTGTTACCTAATGGTGCACAAACCAAGTTCTTCTCTTGATAAGTTTGTCATAGATATCTGTGCAAAGTCACTTAAAATAGCTCTGAAAGTGCATTGGTTTTTGTTGGCTGAGCTTGAGGATTCTGATGATAATGAAGGTATTGGTAGGATTCATGAGAAGTGCCAAACTGCTGCCACTCTGATGGGTGAGTGGTCAACTCTTATGCGGCCACAGAATGAGCCTTTTACTCCTGGGAGCAAGAATCCGgtctttaataaatttttgtcttCGAAACAGAAGCTCTTCTCATTGACTTTGTCTCCTCCCACACAGAAGTCTTTGTTATTCTCACCTTCCTCAGGGAGCAACTTGCAGGATGGTGGTAGTCAGTTGTCTGAGGATGACAATAAGATTTTTAAGAGACTGATCCCAAGTCCTAAAGTTAGAGATGCTTTGTTGTTTCGGAAGTCAGCTGACAAAGATGACGAGGAAAGTGAAAAGGAAGGATTTTTCAAGAGAATCTTGAGGGACAGCAAAGGTGAGGACGATGGACAAGTGTCAAACTCAGAAGGGTTCTTTAAGCGACTTTTAAAGGAAAATAGATCAGAAGAGGAGGAGATACCAAACAACTCCGAGGGGTTCTTCAAGAGGATTTTGAGTAGTAAAGGTGATGATGAGGAATTGAGATCGAGTGCGGATGGATTCTTTAAGAGATTGTTACGGGATAATaaaggagatgaagatgaatCGGGTGCAAACTCGGAAAGTTTCTTCAAGAAGGTATTGAGGGAGAGTAAAAATGAAGACGAGGAGCCAAATGCAAACTCAGAAGGGTTCTTCAAGAAACTATTCCGTGAGAGCAAGAATGAGGATGATAAAGTTTCTCACTCAGTGGATGGTGAGGGAAAAGATGGGTTTCTTAAAAGACTTTTCAAAGAAAAGTTTGATGAGAAAAGAATTGGCAATGACAGGAATGAGTCAGATAATGAAATTGTGCATGCTGACGAAAAATCTGGTGAAGATAATGAAAGCGAGGGATTTTTCAAAAGATTCTTTAAGGAGAAGTTTGAAGACAAGCAAGACACTGGCAAAGCCGATGATGCGAATGAAAACGAGGATGATGAATCTTCAGAATTCTCATTGTTCAAAAAATTGTTCCATAGACATCCAGAAGACACAAAAACTACTTCAGCAAATGAAAATAGCAGCAATGTCGGTATTGTTGAAAGCAGTCCTGGGACAGAAAACTTTTTCCGCAAACTGTTCAGAGATCGTGACCGGTCTGTTGAAGATTCTGAACTTTTCGGTTCAAAGAAATATAACGAG AAGTGTCCAGATTCACCTAAACAGCGGAATGATACTCCATCTCAAAAGCCCCCACTGCCAATTAATACCGCAGCACAGTTCAGGAAAGGGGCTTACCACAAGTCTTTGGAGTTTGTACATGCATTATGTGAAACGTCGTATGATTTAGTAGATATCTTTCCCACTGAAGATCGGAAGACTGCTCTTCGTGAG tccCTTGCAGAGATCAATTCCCATGTAGCCGAGGCTGAAACTACTGGAG GAATTTGTTTTCCAATGGGGAGAGGAGTTTATCGTGTCATTAATATTCCTGAAGACGAGTCTGTTCTTTTGAATTCTAGGGAAAAGGTGCCTTATATGATATGCGTGGAAGTTTTGAAAGCGGAAACACCCAG TGGTGCTAAAGATACATCTAAGTCCCTTAAGCTTTCTAAAGGAGGCATTCCAGTGGCAAATGGGGATGCATTCTTGCAAAAGCCACCTCCATGGGCTTATCCACTATCGACTGCTCAGGAGGTTTACCGTAACAGTGCAGACCGAATGTCACTATCAACTGTTCAAGCAATTGACGAAGCAATGACTCATAAGTCTGAGGTAAAATTTGTGAGTGCAAGTCTCTCGGTGGAGAAGCATAGAACTCCATTTAACAAATCAGTAAGTAGTGGTGTGACTGGTGTCCTGAGGACTGGTCTGGACAGTGATCTTGAGTGGGTTAGGGTGGTGCTGACGGCTGATCCAGGTCTTAGAATGGAAAGCATTGCTGATCCAGGAGCCCCACGTCGTCGAAAGGAACATCGTCGTGTTCCAAGTATTGTTGCCTACGAGGAAGTAAGG GCTGCTGCAGCGAAGGGGGAGGCACCTCCTGGTCTTCCTCTCAAAGGGGCTGGTCAGGATTCATCAGATGCACGGTCTATG GCCAATGGTGAAATGCTGAAAGCAGGTGATGCCTTATCTGGTGAATTTTGGGAAGGGAAGCGACTAAGAATTGGTAAAGATTCATTATTTGGAAACCTACCGGGTTGGGACTTGCGTTCT ATCATTGTGAAGAGTGGTGATGACTGTCGGCAGGAACATCTTGCGGTGCAACTCATATCTCATTTTTTTG ATATATTCCAGGAAGCAGGTCTTCCCCTCTGGTTACGTCCTTATGAAGTCTTGGTTACATCTTCATACACTGCCCTTATAGAAACAATTCCAGATACG GCTTCTATTCATTCTATTAAAAGTAGATACCCTAACATCACAAGCCTGCGTGATTTTTTTGATGCCAAGTTTAAAGAGAATTCTCCAAGTTTTAAGCTTGCTCAG AGGAATTTTGTTGAGAGCATGGCTGGATATTCGTTAGTCTGTTACCTTCTGCAG ATAAAAGACCGCCATAATGGAAACCTTCTGATGGATGAAGAAGGTCACATTATACACATTGATTTCGGTTTTATGCTTTCAAATTCTCCTGGTGGCGTTAACTTCGAGAGTGCCCCATTTAAGCTCACCAGGGAACTTCTTGAG GTCATGGATTCTGATGCGGAGGGAGTTCCGAGCGAGTTCTTTGACTATTTCAAG GTGCTATGCATCCAAGGATTCCTGACATGTAGAAAGCATGCAGAACGGATTATTCTTCTCGTCGAAATGTTACAG GATTCGGGTTTTCCTTGCTTCAAAGGTGGTCCACGCACCATTCAGAATCTAAGAAAAAGGTTCCATCTAAGTTTAACCGAAGAG CAATGCGTCTCTCTGGTGCTCTCTCTAATCAGCAGCAGCTTAGATGCTTGGCGAACACGACAATACGATTACTACCAAAGGGTGTTGAACGGAATATTGTga
- the LOC104772176 gene encoding LOW QUALITY PROTEIN: laccase-14-like (The sequence of the model RefSeq protein was modified relative to this genomic sequence to represent the inferred CDS: inserted 1 base in 1 codon), with amino-acid sequence MEFKLNISNTIVKTLETIVFFLFVLHTFQIAEAKNHHHTFTIKSKAYTRLCDTKNILTVNGEYPGPALKAYRGDKLVVNVVNNANYNITLHWHGARQIGNPWSDGPEYVTQCPIRPGQSYVYRIDLTVEEGTIWWHAHSQWARATVHGAFIVYPKRGSPYPXPKPHHEIPLILGEWWNKKNIMDIPGNANKTGGEPAISDAYTINGQPGSLYPCSKPDTFTITVVPGRRYLLRIINAVMDEELFFAIANHTLTVVGKDGLYLKHFNSNYLMITPGQSIDVLLHANQRSSNYFVAARSYSSAFGAGFDKTTTTAILQYEGVSLNRRKQPVLPYLPPYNRTEASTRFTNQFRSLGSSNHPVKVPVKIDTRLLYAISVNLMNCSDDKPCNGPFGKRFSSSVNNISFVNPSTDILRAYYRRIGGVFQEDFPRNPPTEFNYTGENLPFPTRFGTKVVVLDYNSSVELVLQGTNVLASDNHPIHLHGYSFYVVGSGFGNFDRKKDPLKYNLVDPPEETTVGVPPNGWTAVRFVANNPGVWLLHCHIERHATWGMNAVFIVKDGPTKSSRMVEPPRDLPSC; translated from the exons ATGGAGTTCAAGCTCAACATTTCAAACACAATCGTTAAGACACTAGAGACTAtagtcttctttctctttgttcttcataCATTCCAGATCGCAGAAGCCAAGAATCACCATCACACTTTCACG ATAAAGTCAAAAGCGTACACTCGACTTTGTGATACCAAAAACATATTGACGGTGAACGGAGAATATCCCGGACCGGCGTTGAAAGCCTACCGTGGTGATAAGCTCGTCGTCAATGTCGTCAACAACGCAAATTACAATATCACCCTCCATTG GCACGGAGCAAGACAAATCGGGAATCCATGGTCGGACGGACCCGAATATGTGACTCAATGTCCAATCCGACCGGGACAGAGCTATGTATATAGAATTGATCTGACGGTTGAAGAAGGAACAATCTGGTGGCACGCACATAGCCAGTGGGCACGTGCCACCGTCCATGGAGCGTTTATTGTCTATCCCAAACGTGGCTCACCTTATC TTCCTAAGCCTCACCATGAAATCCCTCTCATTTTAG GTGAATGGTggaataagaaaaacataatgGATATACCAGGAAACGCTAACAAAACCGGAGGTGAACCGGCCATCTCTGACGCATATACCATAAACGGACAACCCGGTTCTCTATACCCCTGCTCTAAACCGG ATACATTCACAATAACGGTGGTGCCTGGCCGACGATACCTTCTCCGGATTATCAACGCCGTGATGGACGAAGAACTCTTCTTTGCAATCGCAAACCACACCTTAACCGTTGTCGGCAAAGACGGTCTCTACTTAAAACATTTCAATTCTAATTACCTAATGATCACTCCGGGACAATCCATCGACGTCCTCCTCCACGCTAACCAGCGGTCTAGTAATTACTTTGTAGCGGCTCGATCTTACTCCTCCGCCTTTGGTGCCGGTTTTGACAAAACCACCACCACAGCCATCTTACAATACGAAGGTGTTTCTTTAAACCGAAGAAAACAACCGGTTTTACCCTACCTGCCTCCTTATAATCGTACCGAGGCATCTACCCGGTTCACTAACCAATTCAGAAGTCTTGGATCCAGTAACCATCCGGTTAAAGTACCGGTTAAAATCGACACTCGTCTTCTCTACGCGATCTCCGTGAACTTGATGAACTGCTCCGACGATAAACCTTGTAACGGCCCCTTCGGAAAGAGATTCTCGTCGAGCGTTAACAACATCAGCTTCGTGAATCCGTCGACGGACATTCTCAGAGCTTATTACCGCCGCATCGGAGGCGTTTTCCAGGAGGATTTCCCGAGAAATCCGCCGACGGAATTCAATTACACGGGGGAGAATCTTCCGTTTCCGACGAGGTTCGGGACAAAAGTGGTTGTTCTTGATTACAACTCGAGCGTTGAGCTGGTTTTACAGGGGACGAACGTGTTGGCTTCAGATAATCACCCGATTCATCTCCATGGGTATAGCTTCTACGTCGTGGGTTCGGGTTTTGGGAATTTTGATCGCAAGAAAGATCCGTTGAAGTATAACCTAGTTGATCCACCGGAGGAGACTACCGTCGGTGTTCCTCCTAACGGCTGGACCGCCGTCAGATTCGTAGCTAATAATCCAG GGGTGTGGTTGTTGCATTGCCATATAGAGAGACATGCCACATGGGGAATGAACGCAGTGTTCATAGTGAAAGATGGACCGACTAAATCATCTCGAATGGTCGAGCCTCCTCGTGATCTGCCTTCTTGTTAG